In one window of Ptiloglossa arizonensis isolate GNS036 chromosome 5, iyPtiAriz1_principal, whole genome shotgun sequence DNA:
- the LOC143146647 gene encoding uncharacterized protein LOC143146647 codes for MESATKPATIYKWVKRFEEERKDSKDDAREGRPSSSHTDENIERVCELVSSIASNLKKQFGNTKTRCQDCLALREFPLLTLELPMVKGQINLRISLVVYFDNGP; via the coding sequence ATGGAGAGTGCTACGAAGCCGGCAACCATTTACAAATGGGTGAAGAGGtttgaagaagaaagaaaagactcCAAAGACGATGCTCGCGAGGGTCGACCTTCTAGTTCGCACACCGATGAGAACATTGAACGTGTTTGTGAACTTGTTTCGTCGATTGCATCGAATTTGAAAAAACAATTTGGAAACACGAAAACTCGTTGCCAAGATTGTCTCGCATTGCGTGAATTTCCACTTTTAACGCTAGAATTACCGATGgtgaaagggcaaattaatttacgaatatcattggttgtctattttgataatggcccatga